The proteins below come from a single Pedobacter aquae genomic window:
- a CDS encoding MarR family winged helix-turn-helix transcriptional regulator, whose amino-acid sequence MKPQETIDYHLKVTWQVIANKYNQIAAGFGITQSVGYLLINIHEHEGTTVSEVASLLGLKSTSLSRMLNNLEKDGLIFRQIHQDDKRSVKVYLTEKGKEKRHLARVVVRKFNDYLDSHLSEKEREILINSLVKINTLTNDYNPD is encoded by the coding sequence ATGAAACCACAAGAAACTATAGACTATCATCTTAAAGTAACCTGGCAGGTAATTGCAAACAAATATAACCAAATTGCCGCTGGATTTGGTATTACCCAGTCTGTTGGATACCTACTGATTAATATCCACGAGCATGAAGGAACTACCGTATCAGAGGTGGCATCTTTATTGGGGTTAAAGTCTACCAGTTTAAGCAGAATGCTAAATAACCTAGAGAAAGATGGCCTTATTTTCAGACAAATTCATCAAGATGATAAACGCTCTGTAAAGGTTTATTTAACCGAGAAAGGAAAAGAAAAAAGACATTTAGCTAGAGTAGTAGTAAGAAAGTTTAACGACTATCTAGATAGCCATTTATCAGAAAAAGAAAGAGAGATATTAATCAATTCATTGGTTAAGATTAATACCCTTACCAATGATTATAACCCTGACTAA
- a CDS encoding acetyl-CoA C-acyltransferase encodes MEAYIIAGYRTAVGKAPRGVFRFTRADDLAAEVIQHLVSSVPGLDVERIDDVIVGNATPEAEQGLNIGRMVSLMGLKTDKVPGVTVNRYCASGLDTIATAVAKIRAGMAHCIVAGGVEVMSGMPFGGWKIVPNARVAVENPDWYWGMGLTAEAVAKEFEVSREDQDKFAFESHRKAVAALENGHLKDGIVPIKVSETYVDEQMKKKTREYVVDTDEGPRKDTNLEALAKLKPVFAAGGSITAGNSSQTSDGAAFVLVVSEEMLKELNVKPIARLVSYAVAGVPPRIMGIGPIEAIPKALKQANLKQDDIDLIELNEAFASQSLAIIRKLNLDTSKLNVNGGAIALGHPLGCTGAKLSVQIFNELKRRNQKYGMVTMCVGTGQGAAGIFEVY; translated from the coding sequence ATGGAAGCATACATCATAGCAGGATACAGAACAGCAGTAGGAAAAGCTCCAAGAGGGGTATTTCGTTTTACCAGAGCAGATGATCTAGCTGCCGAGGTGATACAGCATTTAGTATCCTCTGTACCGGGTTTAGACGTAGAAAGAATAGACGATGTGATTGTAGGTAATGCAACTCCGGAAGCGGAACAAGGACTTAACATCGGAAGAATGGTATCCCTAATGGGTTTAAAAACCGATAAGGTACCAGGCGTTACCGTGAATAGATATTGTGCATCGGGTTTAGATACCATTGCCACGGCAGTAGCAAAAATAAGAGCAGGAATGGCGCATTGCATTGTTGCTGGTGGGGTAGAAGTAATGTCGGGCATGCCTTTCGGCGGATGGAAAATTGTACCTAATGCAAGAGTGGCTGTAGAAAACCCAGATTGGTATTGGGGCATGGGTTTAACCGCAGAAGCAGTTGCTAAAGAATTTGAAGTTAGCAGAGAAGACCAAGATAAATTTGCTTTTGAATCGCACCGGAAAGCTGTAGCAGCTTTAGAAAATGGGCATTTAAAAGATGGTATTGTGCCTATTAAAGTATCAGAAACTTATGTAGACGAGCAAATGAAAAAGAAAACTCGCGAATATGTGGTTGATACAGATGAAGGCCCTAGAAAAGATACCAATTTAGAAGCTTTAGCTAAGCTGAAACCAGTTTTTGCTGCCGGAGGATCTATTACTGCCGGAAATTCTTCACAAACATCAGACGGGGCAGCTTTTGTTTTAGTAGTGTCTGAAGAGATGCTGAAAGAGCTAAATGTAAAACCTATTGCTAGGTTGGTAAGCTATGCTGTAGCAGGTGTACCACCAAGAATTATGGGTATTGGTCCTATAGAGGCTATTCCGAAAGCCTTAAAACAAGCCAATTTAAAACAAGATGATATAGATTTAATTGAGCTGAACGAAGCTTTTGCATCGCAATCTTTAGCCATCATCAGAAAGTTAAATCTAGATACCAGCAAATTAAATGTAAACGGCGGCGCTATAGCATTAGGGCATCCACTAGGTTGTACAGGAGCAAAATTATCTGTTCAAATTTTTAACGAGCTTAAAAGAAGAAATCAGAAATACGGTATGGTAACCATGTGTGTAGGAACAGGGCAAGGTGCAGCCGGGATTTTTGAAGTTTACTAG
- a CDS encoding type II toxin-antitoxin system HigB family toxin — protein sequence MFNIINRKTLLAYTIKYPKAKNALLEWYYEFLNADFKNFQELKAIHKSASLVGDDRVVINIMGNHYRLVIRVVFIYKVIQIKWFGTHTEYDKIDVATVKFKN from the coding sequence ATGTTCAATATCATCAACAGAAAAACCCTTTTGGCCTATACAATTAAATATCCAAAGGCAAAAAATGCATTATTAGAGTGGTATTATGAATTTCTGAATGCTGATTTTAAAAATTTTCAAGAATTAAAGGCAATACATAAAAGTGCGAGTTTAGTTGGTGATGACCGTGTGGTGATTAATATTATGGGTAATCATTACAGGTTAGTCATTAGGGTTGTTTTTATTTATAAAGTGATTCAAATTAAGTGGTTTGGAACTCATACAGAGTATGATAAAATTGATGTAGCTACTGTAAAATTTAAAAACTGA
- a CDS encoding four helix bundle protein produces MHNFRQLNIWKDARAIVKDVYLLTSKFPVDERFGLISQINRCAISVPSNIAEGSARGTNKDFAHFLKMSLGSLYELETQLFLAADLNMISESDEIFERIIILQKMVVNFIKTLKEQSTMNKEQ; encoded by the coding sequence ATGCATAATTTTCGACAGTTAAATATATGGAAAGATGCAAGAGCGATTGTTAAAGACGTATATCTACTTACTTCTAAGTTTCCAGTTGATGAAAGATTTGGATTAATAAGTCAGATAAACAGATGTGCAATCTCAGTTCCTTCAAATATTGCAGAAGGCTCGGCAAGAGGAACCAATAAGGATTTTGCCCACTTTCTAAAAATGAGTTTAGGCTCACTTTATGAGTTAGAAACCCAACTGTTTTTGGCTGCTGATTTAAATATGATTTCAGAATCAGATGAAATTTTTGAAAGAATAATTATCCTGCAAAAGATGGTCGTAAATTTTATAAAAACATTGAAAGAACAAAGTACAATGAATAAAGAACAATGA
- a CDS encoding helix-turn-helix domain-containing protein has product MNLHILKTEEEYEELLVWIDTQFDLNVSPDSKTGEDLQVALLLVKQYEDIHFPIPKPDPIAIVKQKMEEEGLKNKDLTEWIGSKSYVSSLLSGKKPLTLKIAKVLHQKLGIPAEVFLA; this is encoded by the coding sequence ATGAATTTACATATTTTAAAAACCGAAGAAGAGTACGAAGAATTACTGGTTTGGATAGATACTCAATTTGATTTAAACGTTTCGCCTGATAGTAAAACAGGTGAAGATTTACAAGTTGCCTTATTATTAGTAAAACAATATGAAGATATCCATTTCCCAATTCCAAAACCAGACCCTATTGCAATAGTGAAGCAAAAAATGGAAGAAGAAGGTTTAAAAAACAAAGATTTAACCGAATGGATTGGGAGCAAAAGCTATGTTTCTTCTTTATTGAGTGGTAAAAAACCTTTAACGCTTAAGATTGCCAAAGTTTTGCACCAGAAATTGGGTATTCCGGCTGAGGTGTTTTTGGCTTGA
- a CDS encoding acyl-CoA dehydrogenase family protein produces MATIEKKSSKGGEFIITETDFQDVFIPEEFDEEQLMIKKTCEDFLQAEVFPNLDRIDKLEEGLMPSLMDKAGELGLLAVSIPEEYGGFGKNFNTSMLVADAVGAGHSFAVALSAHTGIGTLPILYYGNEEQKAKYIPNLASGEWKAAYCLTEPNSGSDANSGRTKAKLNAEGTHYIINGQKMWITNGGFADVFIVFAKIDDDKNLTAFIVEKDFGGVTMNPEEHKMGIKGSSTRQVFFNDCPVPVENMLSDRENGFKIAVNILNIGRIKLGAAAIGSSRKVIDYAINYSNERVQFGLPISKFGAIRYKLAEMATRNFAVESAAYRAGQNIDDAYDRLVAGGMDSGKAKLKSTEEFAVECAILKVWGSEMLDYIVDEGVQVYGGMGFSADAPMDRAYRDSRINRIFEGTNEINRLLIVDMLLKRAMKGELDLMTPAQAVSGELMSIPDFAEEDDALFAAEKKALKNIKKAGLMIAGAAVQKLMMTLAKEQEILMNIADIIGEAYVAESTILRVEKLVAMRGEEAAAGQIDMMRIYMQQAVDKVYLAGKEALNSFAEGDELNMMLMGLRRFTKVAPFNIKDARQRVAKQLIEANKYCY; encoded by the coding sequence ATGGCAACAATAGAAAAAAAATCAAGCAAAGGAGGTGAGTTCATAATCACCGAAACAGATTTTCAGGATGTTTTTATTCCAGAAGAGTTTGATGAAGAACAATTAATGATTAAGAAAACCTGCGAAGACTTCTTACAAGCAGAAGTATTCCCAAATTTGGATAGGATTGATAAACTTGAAGAAGGTCTTATGCCATCTTTAATGGATAAGGCAGGAGAATTGGGTTTACTAGCCGTTTCTATTCCGGAAGAATATGGTGGTTTTGGTAAAAACTTCAATACTTCTATGTTGGTGGCTGATGCTGTAGGTGCTGGTCACTCTTTTGCAGTAGCCTTATCCGCACATACCGGAATTGGTACTTTACCTATTCTTTATTATGGTAACGAGGAGCAAAAAGCTAAATACATTCCTAACCTAGCTTCTGGAGAGTGGAAAGCGGCTTATTGTTTAACAGAGCCAAACTCTGGTTCTGATGCTAATAGCGGAAGAACAAAAGCTAAATTAAATGCAGAGGGTACGCATTATATCATCAACGGACAAAAAATGTGGATTACCAATGGTGGTTTTGCCGATGTTTTTATTGTCTTTGCTAAAATTGATGATGATAAAAATTTAACAGCATTTATTGTAGAAAAAGATTTTGGTGGCGTAACCATGAACCCAGAAGAACATAAAATGGGTATTAAAGGTTCTTCTACCCGTCAGGTTTTCTTTAACGATTGCCCTGTTCCGGTAGAAAATATGCTTTCAGACCGTGAAAACGGTTTCAAAATAGCGGTTAACATTCTTAACATTGGTCGTATTAAATTAGGTGCTGCAGCTATTGGCTCATCCCGTAAGGTGATAGATTATGCCATCAATTATTCAAATGAGCGAGTTCAATTTGGGCTTCCAATTTCAAAATTTGGAGCTATCAGATACAAATTAGCAGAAATGGCCACCCGCAACTTTGCTGTAGAAAGTGCTGCTTACCGGGCCGGACAAAATATTGATGATGCTTATGATAGATTAGTTGCCGGAGGTATGGATTCTGGTAAGGCTAAACTTAAATCTACCGAGGAATTTGCTGTAGAATGCGCCATCTTAAAAGTTTGGGGTTCAGAAATGTTAGATTATATAGTTGATGAAGGCGTACAAGTTTATGGCGGTATGGGTTTCTCTGCCGATGCTCCTATGGATAGAGCTTACCGCGATAGCCGTATCAATCGTATTTTTGAAGGCACCAATGAGATTAACCGTTTGCTTATTGTAGATATGCTCTTGAAAAGAGCTATGAAAGGCGAACTAGATTTGATGACACCAGCACAAGCGGTATCAGGCGAACTAATGTCTATTCCTGATTTTGCTGAGGAGGATGATGCTTTATTTGCAGCCGAGAAGAAAGCCTTAAAAAATATCAAAAAAGCAGGTTTAATGATAGCCGGAGCTGCGGTACAAAAACTGATGATGACTTTAGCTAAAGAGCAAGAAATCTTGATGAATATCGCTGATATTATTGGTGAGGCTTATGTAGCAGAATCAACCATTTTAAGAGTAGAGAAATTAGTTGCGATGCGTGGCGAAGAAGCTGCTGCCGGACAAATTGATATGATGCGTATTTATATGCAACAAGCTGTTGATAAAGTTTATTTAGCAGGTAAAGAAGCATTAAATTCTTTTGCCGAAGGCGATGAATTAAATATGATGTTGATGGGTTTAAGAAGGTTTACCAAAGTAGCACCTTTTAACATCAAAGATGCAAGGCAAAGAGTAGCAAAACAATTGATAGAGGCTAATAAATATTGCTACTAA
- a CDS encoding FKBP-type peptidyl-prolyl cis-trans isomerase, translating into MKKYVWLVLVAVTALFSSCLKSDYVDPYKQAEEQLKKDEEIIKRFIADNNINAVRHESGMYYQVINAGTGNFDYKTNSNPNITINYTGRLLNGNVFDSRADYSSRLGNFIIGWRLGIPLIQKGGEIRLLIPSLYAYGPSGRGSIPPNAVLDFDIELTEIQ; encoded by the coding sequence ATGAAGAAGTACGTTTGGTTAGTTTTAGTTGCGGTTACAGCATTGTTTAGTTCTTGTTTAAAGAGCGATTATGTTGACCCTTACAAGCAAGCAGAAGAACAATTAAAAAAAGACGAAGAAATTATCAAGCGTTTTATTGCCGATAACAATATCAATGCAGTAAGACATGAATCTGGTATGTACTATCAGGTTATCAATGCTGGGACGGGTAATTTCGACTATAAAACCAATAGCAATCCTAATATAACGATAAATTATACAGGTAGATTATTAAACGGAAATGTTTTTGATAGCAGAGCCGACTATAGTAGTAGATTAGGAAATTTCATTATAGGGTGGAGATTGGGCATCCCCTTAATACAAAAAGGTGGAGAAATCAGATTATTAATCCCATCTTTATACGCTTATGGCCCAAGCGGTAGAGGAAGCATACCTCCAAATGCCGTTTTAGATTTTGATATAGAATTAACAGAAATACAATAA
- a CDS encoding type II toxin-antitoxin system RelE/ParE family toxin: MTYKVYTIDYFDKQLKKLVKKYPSLKSEIIELINSLKENPNLGTPIGNKCYKIRLAISSKGKGKSGGARVISYVAFVDNHIFLLSIYDKSNQDSISDIQLLQLLEKFK; the protein is encoded by the coding sequence ATGACTTATAAAGTATATACTATTGATTATTTCGATAAGCAACTTAAAAAGTTAGTCAAAAAATATCCTTCGCTCAAATCGGAAATCATAGAACTTATTAATTCTCTAAAAGAAAATCCAAATTTAGGAACTCCTATAGGTAACAAGTGTTATAAAATAAGATTAGCTATTTCGTCTAAAGGAAAAGGAAAATCAGGAGGTGCAAGAGTAATCTCCTATGTTGCCTTTGTGGATAATCATATATTTCTTTTATCAATTTACGATAAATCCAATCAAGATTCTATTAGCGATATCCAGCTTTTACAATTGTTAGAAAAATTTAAGTAA
- a CDS encoding 3-hydroxyacyl-CoA dehydrogenase/enoyl-CoA hydratase family protein, whose protein sequence is MKRIIRKVAVLGSGIMGSRIACHFANIGVEVLLLDMVPKELLADEQAKGLTLEHPKVRNRIVDTALQNTLKSNPSAVYNKTVINKIKTGNFTDHMKDIASCDWTIEVVVENLEIKKKVYDQVEQYRKPGTLITSNTSGIPIHMMAEGRSDDFKKHFCGTHFFNPPRYLKLLEIIPTPHTDTAIVDFLMHYGDLYLGKTTVLCKDTPAFIANRVGVYSIMALLHLVEKMDLTVEEVDKFTGPALGRPKSATFRTTDVVGLDTMINVSNGLYQNAPDDEARDKFVLPEYVKHMQANNWLGDKTKQGFYKKTKDADGKSEILALDLKTLTYRKQEKVKSATLEATKPIENLAERMKVFANGKDKAGEFFRISFAGLFEYVSNRIPEISDELFRIDDAMRAGFGWELGPYEVWDAVGVAEGIAIMQQHSHQPAAWVKEMLDAGNTSFYKVENGVKKYYDIPSKSYKVIPGREAFIILDNIRSSKTVWKNAGTTLTDLGDGILNLEFHTKMNTIGGEVLTGINKAIDIAEKDFRGLVIGNDGANFSAGANVGMIFMMAVEQEWDEVNMAIKLFQNTSMRIRYSSIPVILAPHNLTLGGGCEFCLHADHVQLSAETYMGLVEFGVGLIPGGGGSKEFALRASDEFTDGQIEQNVLKDRFLTIGMAKVSTSGLEAYDLGYLQKDKFSISMNRNRLIADAKEKALELANNGYTQPVRRTDIKVLGKSGLGMVYAGANTMKSGNYISEHDQKISQKLGYVMCGGDLSAPTLVSEQYLLDLEREAFLSLCGEKKTLERIQSIITKGKPLRN, encoded by the coding sequence ATGAAAAGAATTATCAGGAAAGTTGCTGTTTTAGGATCAGGAATCATGGGCTCGCGTATAGCTTGCCATTTTGCTAATATAGGTGTAGAAGTACTTTTACTTGATATGGTTCCTAAAGAATTATTAGCCGATGAGCAAGCCAAAGGTTTAACTTTAGAACATCCTAAAGTGCGTAATCGTATTGTTGATACTGCCTTGCAAAATACGCTTAAAAGTAATCCTTCTGCAGTTTATAACAAAACGGTCATCAATAAAATAAAAACCGGAAACTTTACAGACCACATGAAAGATATTGCTTCTTGTGATTGGACAATAGAAGTAGTGGTTGAAAATCTGGAAATCAAAAAGAAGGTTTATGACCAAGTAGAGCAATACCGTAAGCCAGGCACTTTAATAACTTCTAATACTTCTGGTATCCCTATCCACATGATGGCAGAAGGTAGAAGTGATGATTTTAAAAAGCATTTTTGTGGTACGCACTTTTTTAACCCGCCGCGTTACTTAAAATTACTAGAAATTATCCCAACCCCGCATACAGATACCGCTATTGTTGATTTCTTGATGCATTATGGAGATTTATATCTGGGTAAAACAACGGTTCTATGTAAAGACACTCCGGCTTTTATTGCTAACAGAGTAGGTGTTTATTCTATCATGGCTTTGCTGCATTTGGTAGAAAAAATGGATTTAACGGTTGAAGAAGTAGATAAATTTACCGGTCCTGCTTTAGGTAGGCCTAAATCTGCTACTTTCCGCACAACAGATGTTGTAGGTTTAGATACCATGATTAATGTGTCTAATGGTTTATACCAAAATGCTCCTGATGATGAAGCCAGAGATAAATTTGTGCTTCCAGAATACGTAAAGCATATGCAAGCCAATAATTGGCTGGGCGATAAAACTAAGCAAGGCTTTTATAAAAAGACCAAAGATGCAGATGGAAAATCAGAAATATTGGCGCTTGATTTAAAAACTCTTACTTATAGAAAGCAAGAGAAAGTAAAATCTGCAACGCTAGAAGCTACAAAGCCTATAGAGAATTTAGCAGAACGCATGAAGGTTTTTGCTAATGGAAAAGACAAAGCTGGTGAGTTCTTTAGAATATCTTTTGCAGGTTTGTTTGAGTATGTCTCTAACCGTATTCCAGAAATTTCAGACGAGCTTTTCCGTATTGATGATGCCATGAGGGCAGGTTTTGGTTGGGAACTTGGTCCGTATGAAGTTTGGGATGCCGTTGGTGTTGCCGAGGGAATAGCTATTATGCAGCAACATAGTCACCAGCCAGCAGCATGGGTAAAAGAAATGCTTGATGCCGGAAATACTTCTTTTTACAAGGTAGAAAATGGTGTTAAGAAGTATTATGATATCCCATCAAAATCTTATAAGGTTATCCCGGGTAGAGAAGCATTTATCATTTTGGATAATATACGTAGTAGCAAAACGGTATGGAAAAATGCTGGAACAACTTTAACAGATTTAGGAGATGGTATTTTAAATCTAGAATTCCACACCAAAATGAACACCATTGGTGGCGAGGTGCTTACGGGCATTAATAAAGCTATTGATATTGCCGAGAAAGATTTCAGAGGTTTAGTTATTGGTAATGATGGCGCTAATTTCTCTGCCGGAGCCAATGTAGGGATGATTTTTATGATGGCCGTAGAGCAAGAATGGGATGAGGTAAACATGGCTATCAAATTATTCCAGAACACGTCCATGCGTATCCGTTACTCTTCTATCCCGGTAATTTTAGCACCCCATAATTTAACGCTTGGTGGTGGTTGCGAGTTTTGTTTGCATGCAGACCACGTACAGCTAAGCGCAGAAACCTATATGGGTTTGGTTGAGTTTGGCGTTGGTTTAATACCTGGCGGCGGCGGAAGTAAAGAGTTTGCCTTAAGAGCATCAGATGAATTTACTGATGGACAAATAGAGCAAAATGTTTTGAAAGACAGGTTCTTAACCATTGGTATGGCAAAAGTTTCAACCTCTGGCTTAGAAGCGTATGATTTAGGTTATCTGCAAAAAGATAAATTTTCCATCAGTATGAACAGAAACAGATTAATTGCTGATGCCAAAGAAAAAGCGCTTGAGTTAGCCAATAATGGTTATACCCAACCTGTAAGAAGAACAGATATTAAAGTTTTAGGAAAAAGTGGTTTAGGGATGGTATATGCCGGCGCTAATACCATGAAATCTGGAAATTACATTTCAGAACATGATCAGAAAATCTCCCAAAAACTAGGTTATGTGATGTGTGGTGGAGATTTATCAGCACCAACATTGGTAAGCGAGCAATACCTACTAGACTTAGAACGCGAAGCTTTTTTATCCCTTTGCGGAGAGAAAAAGACCTTGGAGAGAATCCAGAGTATTATAACTAAGGGGAAACCTCTAAGAAATTAG
- a CDS encoding ATP-binding response regulator codes for MILIVDDKPENIYSLKRLLESKKFGVDTALSGEEALKKVLKNSYALIILDVQMPDMDGFEVAETLAGFSKSKDIPIIFLSAVNTDKTFIAQGYASGAIDYVTKPVDPDILMLKVKTFYRLYEQTTALNEIQSALRAEIEIRKKVQAELKERVEQLYSTLESLPQVAFTSDPEGNIEFVNKQWFRYSLSAKAFPYTHPDDKNIEEEWTICMFTESPLELEVRIKELNSDAYHFHLLRIIPIKEKDKVVKWVGTFTDIEDQKQVEKKKDEFLSIASHELKTPLTSIKAYVQLLQRSLKNNPDNTASTYLERAQLQLSKLNNLIADLLDISKIESGKLKLNKKSFNFENLLSSVTDIIHQTHENAEIIRKGASVNHLIFADEVRIEQVLINYLTNALKYSPDNKQVTIETELHNGHLKVMVTDNGIGIPLEKQKNIFGKFFRVEESSLRFQGLGIGLYICSEIIRQHQGSYGVNSKVGQGSSFYFTIPI; via the coding sequence ATGATTTTAATTGTTGACGATAAACCAGAAAATATTTATTCATTAAAAAGGCTTTTAGAGTCTAAAAAATTTGGGGTAGACACCGCCTTGTCTGGCGAAGAAGCCTTAAAAAAAGTTCTTAAAAACAGCTATGCCCTTATTATTTTAGATGTTCAAATGCCAGATATGGATGGCTTTGAAGTGGCCGAGACCTTAGCTGGTTTTAGTAAATCAAAAGATATACCTATTATATTTCTTTCTGCTGTTAATACAGATAAAACATTTATTGCCCAAGGTTATGCTTCTGGTGCTATAGATTATGTTACCAAACCTGTAGACCCAGATATTTTAATGTTAAAGGTTAAAACCTTTTATCGTTTATACGAACAAACCACTGCCCTAAATGAAATACAAAGCGCTTTAAGGGCCGAAATAGAAATTAGGAAAAAAGTACAGGCAGAACTTAAAGAAAGGGTAGAACAATTATATTCTACGCTAGAATCTTTACCTCAGGTGGCTTTCACATCAGACCCAGAGGGGAATATTGAATTTGTTAATAAACAATGGTTCAGGTATTCCTTATCAGCGAAAGCATTCCCTTATACCCATCCTGATGATAAAAATATTGAAGAAGAATGGACCATTTGTATGTTTACAGAGAGCCCTTTAGAGCTAGAAGTGCGCATAAAAGAGCTTAATTCTGATGCTTATCATTTCCATTTACTAAGAATTATCCCTATAAAGGAGAAAGATAAAGTGGTAAAATGGGTAGGTACTTTTACCGATATTGAAGACCAAAAGCAAGTAGAAAAAAAGAAAGATGAGTTTTTAAGTATTGCTAGTCATGAGTTAAAAACACCTTTAACCAGTATTAAAGCTTATGTACAATTGCTACAAAGGAGCTTAAAAAATAACCCCGATAATACCGCCAGTACCTACCTAGAAAGGGCACAATTGCAGCTTTCAAAACTGAATAATTTAATTGCAGATTTACTAGATATATCTAAAATAGAAAGCGGGAAATTAAAGCTCAATAAGAAGTCGTTTAACTTTGAAAATCTGCTTTCTAGTGTAACTGATATTATTCACCAAACACATGAAAACGCAGAAATTATAAGGAAAGGAGCTTCCGTAAATCATCTCATTTTTGCTGATGAAGTAAGGATAGAACAGGTTTTAATAAATTATTTAACCAATGCTCTTAAATACTCGCCAGATAATAAACAAGTTACCATAGAAACAGAATTACACAATGGCCACCTAAAGGTTATGGTTACTGATAATGGCATTGGTATCCCGCTAGAAAAGCAAAAGAACATTTTCGGGAAATTTTTTAGGGTAGAAGAATCATCACTCAGGTTTCAAGGACTTGGGATAGGTTTATATATATGTTCAGAAATTATAAGGCAGCACCAAGGTTCTTATGGTGTAAATAGTAAAGTGGGCCAGGGCTCTTCATTTTATTTTACAATACCTATTTAG
- a CDS encoding Dabb family protein translates to MKKYFLVFIISLICLIKSESVMAQKENGKFVHTVLFWLKNPESKEDRLKFETSLTTFLKASKHISSMHLGTPASTNRPVIDDSYSYCLMVTFVSKEAHDQYQEEAAHKVFIKESEHLWNKVLIYDSENILK, encoded by the coding sequence ATGAAAAAGTATTTCTTGGTATTCATCATCAGTTTAATATGTTTAATAAAATCTGAATCTGTTATGGCGCAAAAAGAAAATGGAAAATTTGTACATACTGTGCTCTTCTGGTTAAAAAATCCTGAAAGTAAAGAAGACCGTTTAAAGTTTGAAACTTCTCTTACAACTTTCTTAAAGGCATCTAAACATATTAGCAGCATGCATTTAGGAACTCCTGCAAGCACCAACAGACCCGTTATTGATGATTCTTACAGCTACTGCTTGATGGTAACTTTTGTTTCAAAAGAAGCACATGACCAATACCAGGAAGAAGCTGCTCATAAAGTATTCATCAAAGAAAGTGAGCATTTATGGAATAAGGTTTTGATTTACGATTCTGAAAATATTCTAAAATAG
- a CDS encoding FKBP-type peptidyl-prolyl cis-trans isomerase codes for MIKKLFGFLLVAMSMLAISCEKETRSLKEIEDQLIQEYIRSNNLSFEKDSTGFYYQVIDEGNTNLPILKYSDRVRIGQKTTSINKTVNSETSIYNPTQPDFIGYIRPIPWREGIRKLRKGGVVRLLIPSYLAYGKEGQGTNVPGNAILDTRIEVADDTNLELYEDRLINRYLTEKNITAIKDVSGVYYQISAAGDSNFPTVDSEITIAYTGRLLTGTVFDSRTAANPLNSKLSELIEGWKIALPKIGVGGKIKIIVPSRLAYGERGAGQGSLIGPNTMLEFDIELIAKK; via the coding sequence ATGATAAAGAAATTATTCGGGTTTTTACTTGTAGCTATGAGTATGTTGGCTATCTCTTGCGAGAAAGAAACCAGAAGTTTAAAAGAGATAGAAGACCAATTAATTCAAGAATACATCAGGAGTAATAATCTAAGTTTTGAAAAAGATTCTACAGGTTTTTATTATCAGGTGATAGATGAAGGAAATACAAATTTGCCTATCTTAAAATATTCTGATAGAGTTAGAATTGGTCAAAAAACAACTTCTATTAATAAGACTGTAAATTCTGAAACATCCATTTATAATCCTACCCAACCAGATTTTATAGGTTATATAAGACCTATTCCATGGAGAGAAGGCATTAGAAAATTAAGAAAAGGTGGTGTGGTAAGATTGCTTATTCCTTCCTATTTAGCTTATGGAAAAGAAGGGCAAGGAACCAATGTACCGGGTAATGCTATTTTAGATACCAGAATAGAAGTTGCAGATGATACCAATCTAGAACTCTATGAAGATAGGCTCATTAATAGATACTTAACAGAAAAGAATATCACGGCCATTAAAGATGTTTCTGGAGTTTATTATCAGATTAGTGCTGCCGGAGATAGTAATTTTCCTACTGTAGATTCAGAAATTACCATTGCTTATACAGGAAGATTGTTAACTGGTACCGTATTTGACTCTAGAACTGCTGCCAACCCATTAAATTCAAAACTTTCTGAGTTAATTGAAGGATGGAAAATTGCTTTACCTAAAATTGGCGTAGGTGGAAAAATAAAAATCATTGTTCCATCAAGATTGGCTTATGGAGAAAGAGGTGCAGGACAAGGAAGTCTTATAGGCCCTAATACCATGCTTGAGTTTGATATAGAATTGATTGCTAAAAAATAA